One Chloroflexaceae bacterium genomic window, GACAGCGCGCTGATCGGGGTTTCCGGCGTCGCCTTGATCCCGTAGGCCGCAATCGCCTCCCGCGCCTGCCGCTCCGCCCGCTGGCGGTCCACCAGTCTGCCGGTCTGCTGCAGGGCGAAGTGCTCGCTCAACGAGAGCGGGCCGATCATCCCCTCGGCCAGCCGATCCGCCGGAAGGTACTCGATCCCCGCCGCGCGGTAGGCCCGGCTACTCGCGCCGGTCAGGTCGGTTCCACCGACCAGCACCCGCCCCGCATCAGGACGCAGACGCCCGGTGAGGAGCCGCAGGAGGATCTGCTGGCCGCTGCCGTCGAGTCCCGCCAGGCCCACCACGCGCCCCGCCGGCACCTCGAGACTCAGGTTGCGGAGCACTACTGCGCCTTCCCCTGCCGTCACGCCTTCCAGGCGCCACACCACTGCCGCCGATCCGGCGACGAGGCGCTCGGAGATGTCACGAGTCGGGGCGAGGGTCTCGCTCCTTGACCCCGCCACCGCGGTATCAAACATCAACCCCAGCAACACCGCCTGGGGCACGGGCATGGCCATCTGCTCCCCCACCAGCCGGCCCGCCCGCAGCACGCACACCGTGTCGCACAGCGCGGCCACTTCATCCAGTTTGTGCGACACGAACAGCACGGTATTGCCCGCGGCGGCCAGTCGCCGCAGCGCGGCAAAGAGCGCCCGAGTCTGCTCGGCGGTGATCCCGGTGGTCGGTTCGTCGAGGATCAACACCCGGGCGCCGCATGCCAGCAGGCGGATAATCTCCAGTTGCTGGCGCTGGCCGATGCTCATGCGCGCCACTGGCGCATCAGGCTCCACGGTGAACCCCAGCCGCCCGGCCATCTCAATCAGCAGACGCCGGCCCTCGGCCCGCGAGCCGATCGCCGAGCGCGGCGTGGCGCACAGCAGGTTCTCCAGCGCGGTGAATGCCGGCACATCCAGGGGGTCCTGGTGGATCATCCCCACCCCGGCTCGCAGGGCGTCGCCGGGGCTGCGCAGCTTCGCCTCGCGCCCATCGAAGCGAATGCTTCCCTCGTCGGGTCGCAAGAACCCGGCGATCAGCTTCATCAGCGTGCTCTTCCCCGCCCCGTTCTCGCCCAGCACGCCGTGGATCTTCCCCGCCTCGAAGCGCAGCGTCAGGCGGTCATTCGCCCGCAGCGATCCAAACGACTTGCTCAGATTGTGGACCGCAACCTCCACCGCGCCTCCAAGGCTCCACACCTCCGCACCTCCACAACTCCACACAACTGGTATGTGGAGGTATGGAGGTGCGGAGATGGCGCCCACATCATAGCAGGTTTGATCTTCGCTCCCTACGGCGCGCTCTGCCCCTCGATGCCTTCAAGCAACTGCTCGGTATACCAGATAGTCTTATCATCGGCCACCTGCCCCGCGGGCACGAACACCGTCCCATCCTGATAGTTGAGCGGACCGGTAAAGAGGTTCAGACTGCCGTCGGCCAGTTTTCCGATAAACTCGTCCAGGATCCCCGCGTTCTCCGCTGTGAGCGCCGGCCCTTTCACAAAGCCGACCATGCTCGTCTCGGGATTATTGATGTCGCTCCAGTCGGGGCCGATCCACTCCCACTGCGGCGTAAACTTGCCCGCCCGCGCGTCGGCGATAATCTCGGCGTAGCGCGGCCCCCAGTTAAAGAAAGGCACCCCCAGACAGACCGCCTCGCCCTGGGCGCAGGCCTCGCGATAGTCATAGGGCACCGCCCAGACCTTCTTGCCCGCCTGCGACGCCTTGTTGGCCTCGACGATCCCTTCGGTGGTGTCAATGCCCGAAATAATCACATCGTAGCCCTCATTAATGAAATCGGTGGCGACCTTGGTGGGGTCGAGCGTCACACCGGGAATGTTGAACCAGAAGCCGATCCACGTCACCTTGAAGGCCAGGCTATCTGCAGGCTTGCCGCGGTAGGTTTCCCAGCAATATTTTGCTCCCAAATAGGCCGAATTGACCAGCCGGCGCGTCTCCGGGTCGATCAGGGGGCCGAGGTAGGCGATTTTGCCCGCCTCACTCTGCAGTGCGGCGGCGCAGCCGGCGATCATCTTGCCGTATTCCATCCGGCCCATCAGGTTTGTCACATTGGGCGGGGCGACGCCGCGCAGCACCGCATCGCCTGAAGCATGCAGAAAATAAACGTCCGGATGCGCTGCGGCGGCTGTGTTCGTTCCATCGGCGAATTCAGCCGAGTTGGTAATGATGAACTTTGCTCCCTGGCTGATCAGCTCTTCGATCGCCTGTTCCACTTTAACATTCGGGCGGTCGGCCGGGTTCACCTTGTCAATGTAGACCAGGCGCGTGCCCGGAACCTTCGTCTCAACGTATCTGGCGCCCTCAAAGTGGGCCTGGTTCCAGCCGCCGTCGTTAATCGGGCCAACCAGCACCATCCCGAAGACATATTCCTCGGCGGCGGGGGCCGCGGTGGGCTGTGGAGCGGCGGGCGCCGTGGCGGGTTCGGCGGCGGGGGCCGTAGTGGGCTGAGCGGCGGGCGCCTGGCCGCACGCCGCCAGGAGAGCAACGGCAAACAGCAGCGCAAGCCGACGGTGGAGAGACAGTCGCATAGCATTCCTCCTCAAGGTATCTGCAGCCAGAGCAGCACAAAGCGCGAACAACGGCTTCCGTTGCCGCTATTCGCGCCGAAACAACCCTCGACGCGCGGCGCTACGGAGGGGGCCTCGTGCCCCGCGGTAGCGACGCCGCTGCGTTTCTTAATTTCAGGTTAACCTGGCGACGCGGAGTATACTCGATTGCCTGAAGGGTGTCAAACGTGCGGCCAGCGTTCCTGTTCAGGCCCACCGCAGGGGATGCAGAGGATGGGGATGGAGAGAAGCGCTGCGCCCCTCCGCACCCTCTGCGGTGAGGACGGGTGTCGCTATGACCCGATCATCTCTTTTCGGCCGTGCCGCGCTCGCTATTCTCCATCAAGGCCAGTTGGCGCGCGACCTCCTCGATCGCCACGCGCTGTTTGCGATAGAAATCCGACTCGCTCATCGCCAGGCGATTGGCTACATCGCGCACCGTCTTCCGTTGGAGGAAACGTCCTTCAAGCAGGTTATAGAGCAGCCACTCCTGAGCGGAAGGATCGAGTTGATCGTCAGGGCGCAGATTATTAATTGCCTGGCGCAGCACCATCTGTAACGCGCGGGTCGGGCTGCCGCCCTGGCTCTGCAGCAACCGGCGCACCGAGCGCATTTCCAGGAGCGGGCTTTCGGCCAGTTTCGGCCCGCCCCAGAACTGGGTGAGCGCTTCCTTCACCAGTTGCGGGAACT contains:
- a CDS encoding BMP family ABC transporter substrate-binding protein, with product MRLSLHRRLALLFAVALLAACGQAPAAQPTTAPAAEPATAPAAPQPTAAPAAEEYVFGMVLVGPINDGGWNQAHFEGARYVETKVPGTRLVYIDKVNPADRPNVKVEQAIEELISQGAKFIITNSAEFADGTNTAAAAHPDVYFLHASGDAVLRGVAPPNVTNLMGRMEYGKMIAGCAAALQSEAGKIAYLGPLIDPETRRLVNSAYLGAKYCWETYRGKPADSLAFKVTWIGFWFNIPGVTLDPTKVATDFINEGYDVIISGIDTTEGIVEANKASQAGKKVWAVPYDYREACAQGEAVCLGVPFFNWGPRYAEIIADARAGKFTPQWEWIGPDWSDINNPETSMVGFVKGPALTAENAGILDEFIGKLADGSLNLFTGPLNYQDGTVFVPAGQVADDKTIWYTEQLLEGIEGQSAP
- a CDS encoding ATP-binding cassette domain-containing protein, with the translated sequence MWSLGGAVEVAVHNLSKSFGSLRANDRLTLRFEAGKIHGVLGENGAGKSTLMKLIAGFLRPDEGSIRFDGREAKLRSPGDALRAGVGMIHQDPLDVPAFTALENLLCATPRSAIGSRAEGRRLLIEMAGRLGFTVEPDAPVARMSIGQRQQLEIIRLLACGARVLILDEPTTGITAEQTRALFAALRRLAAAGNTVLFVSHKLDEVAALCDTVCVLRAGRLVGEQMAMPVPQAVLLGLMFDTAVAGSRSETLAPTRDISERLVAGSAAVVWRLEGVTAGEGAVVLRNLSLEVPAGRVVGLAGLDGSGQQILLRLLTGRLRPDAGRVLVGGTDLTGASSRAYRAAGIEYLPADRLAEGMIGPLSLSEHFALQQTGRLVDRQRAERQAREAIAAYGIKATPETPISALSGGNQQRALLALLPPRCRGLACEQPTRGLDVASARTIWNSLLARRADGCAIVFASADLDELIEYSDEVLVFFAGRVSAPLPRAELSISRLGELIGGVGFPVPEQGDDLR